A genomic region of Fusarium falciforme chromosome 4, complete sequence contains the following coding sequences:
- a CDS encoding FAD-binding-3 domain-containing protein, which translates to MASDLPQVQRYITTHDASGNSIIDQSIPTAAPWYSLPDNSAIFAQCYATRGFPVNLSGDKDLQQYRELLDDAPGLVVSNGTVLRYVDIGPNVTSPIHRTPYPVLPSISNPCSLRAKMAAMITARKLVVFGGGPAGMATALSFIKAGFKVKVYERYPSAKPAGTLLNLWPPPIHALKSMGVDIKGLGAPCHTSFRNSMGHVRADLRLPRRDHR; encoded by the exons ATGGCCAGCGATCTACCCCAAGTTCAGCGGTACATCACCACCCACGACGCTTCCGGCAACTCCATAATCGACCAGTCGATACCTACTGCTGCGCCGTGGTATAGCCTACCTGacaactcggccatcttcGCACAATGCTACGCAACTCGCGGCTTTCCTGTCAACCTGTCTGGCGACAAAGACCTCCAGCAGTACCGGGAGTTACTGGATGACGCCCCAGGCTTGGTTGTTTCGAATGGAACTGTACTGCGTTACGTCGACATCGGGCCAAACGTGACATCGCCGATACATCGCACT CCCTACCCCGTTCTACCAAGCATCTCAAATCCCTGCTCCCTGCGTGCCAAGATGGCGGCAATGATAACCGCCAGGAAGCTTGTCGTTTTCGGCGGAGGTCCTGCCGGAATGGCCACGGCACTTTCCTTCATCAAAGCCGGGTTCAAAGTCAAGGTCTACGAAAGGTATCCTTCCGCCAAACCCGCGGGAACCCTCCTCAACTTGTGGCCACCTCCCATCCACGCTCTGAAAAGCATGGGCGTCGACATCAAGGGCCTAGGTGCTCCTTGCCATACCAGTTTCCGCAACTCAATGGGCCATGTGCGAGCCGATCTCCGATTGCCCCGAAGAGATCATCGATGA